The Flavobacterium commune genome contains a region encoding:
- a CDS encoding SusC/RagA family TonB-linked outer membrane protein yields MKAFILFFCTTAFSFSSTNVFTQNVKIVVDKDKVVTIDEVFDLLREQTNFTFIYQEDMFKNAPKVKLKKGTISANKLLTESLSNEGFNYELTGKNKIIITKAKAEEKPQQKKKVSGVINNAEGFPIPGVNILIKGSAVGVQSDFDGKFAIDVEGPNSVLVISYIGYVNQEITVGNQTNITVKLLEDYAKLEEVVVVGYGTQKKSDLTGSVSVVNVESAKKAVTYDVAKMLQGQAPGVSVQSSGEPGGFVNIKIRGVNSFSNNNPLFVIDGVIVDSPFDFAPGDIESMQVLKDASSAAIYGVRGANGVVIITTKKGKVGAMEVKYKSLYGVQNVAKQWSVTDRVSYQRITTAAEQNDGLGVAPGNDPTSPFYINNVNTNWQKEAYGTGTVQNHSLTFNGGAESLGYNLNVDYFKNTSYLETPQDYERYSMNLNLHGKKGKFKYGSKIAYTESDKESFNSWVGESAIQALVTAIPTMPVYDDNWIGGYGGTYSDTQKAISLNVIGYNNLISNSGKRNHFIGDIWGELEIVKGLKYKLDVSYDKVHWFDKRYTPEFELGWYYKVPSTRATLNIATGNQIKTFVNNILTYNVSLGKHNIDALVGSIDERNDHYNHFSSGVGYEANDIKKLQFADNTNTNEYEYTITGKSYISRLNYGFDDRYLLTANFRQDKTSLFSQKYNSANFYSFSGAWKLSNEKFIHLPEWVSNVKLRGGYGIIGNNTIPQYFFATTMNSFASYTFNNELAPGATVVSALDPNVHWEETKTTNVALELGMFDNDLQLTAEYFIKKSNDLLIRVPLPFSSGAFPSDVTTNAGAVENRGVEFSLIYNNNKNEFKYSIAANIGTLKNKVTQIGFSENGNPIPGLAAMTEVGRSIGEIYAYETDGIFQSQEEINAAPSQTNVQVGDIKFKDQLTVDTDGDGVFDAADGVITDRDRVFQGVTIPKYNYGINLSASYKNWNATMFWQGSGGNKVFNGLYRDLMVGKYGNHHTDMLDYWTPTNTDTNVPRPSIQDANGNSRDSNRFIESGNYIKLQTAEISYNIPVSKTSFIQNARVYANGQNLWIISKYRGYDPDFISDGLFSRGYDGGSFPNPRTISLGIEVNF; encoded by the coding sequence ATGAAAGCTTTTATATTGTTTTTTTGTACGACCGCTTTTAGTTTTTCTTCAACTAATGTTTTTACCCAAAACGTAAAAATAGTTGTAGATAAAGATAAAGTTGTAACTATTGATGAAGTTTTTGACCTTTTAAGGGAGCAAACCAATTTTACATTTATCTATCAGGAAGATATGTTTAAGAATGCACCTAAAGTAAAACTTAAAAAAGGAACTATTAGTGCCAATAAGTTACTCACAGAAAGCCTTTCTAATGAAGGTTTCAATTATGAACTGACCGGAAAAAATAAAATTATAATAACCAAAGCCAAAGCAGAAGAAAAACCGCAACAGAAAAAAAAGGTCTCGGGAGTTATTAATAACGCTGAGGGTTTCCCCATTCCGGGAGTAAATATTTTGATAAAAGGATCTGCAGTAGGTGTGCAGTCTGATTTTGACGGAAAATTTGCTATAGATGTAGAAGGACCTAATTCAGTATTGGTGATCTCTTATATAGGCTATGTAAATCAGGAAATTACAGTGGGTAATCAAACCAATATTACAGTTAAACTTTTAGAAGATTATGCTAAGTTAGAAGAAGTTGTTGTAGTAGGGTATGGGACTCAAAAGAAATCAGATTTAACAGGTTCTGTTTCTGTTGTAAATGTAGAAAGTGCCAAAAAAGCAGTTACTTATGATGTTGCAAAAATGCTGCAAGGTCAGGCACCGGGTGTTAGCGTACAATCATCAGGAGAGCCGGGCGGATTTGTAAATATTAAAATTAGAGGAGTGAATTCCTTTAGTAACAACAATCCATTATTTGTTATTGATGGAGTGATTGTAGATTCTCCATTTGATTTTGCACCTGGAGACATCGAGTCGATGCAAGTTTTAAAAGACGCTTCTTCAGCAGCTATTTATGGGGTTCGTGGTGCCAATGGAGTAGTAATTATTACTACCAAGAAAGGAAAAGTAGGCGCAATGGAGGTTAAATACAAATCACTATATGGTGTTCAAAATGTAGCAAAACAATGGTCAGTAACCGATAGAGTAAGTTATCAAAGAATTACCACAGCAGCTGAACAAAATGATGGTTTGGGAGTAGCTCCAGGTAATGATCCTACAAGCCCATTTTACATCAATAATGTAAATACCAATTGGCAAAAAGAAGCTTATGGTACGGGTACAGTTCAAAATCATTCGCTTACATTCAATGGTGGAGCAGAATCTCTTGGGTACAATTTGAATGTTGATTATTTCAAAAACACTTCATATTTAGAGACTCCACAGGATTACGAAAGGTATTCTATGAATTTGAATTTGCATGGAAAAAAAGGAAAATTCAAATACGGTTCAAAAATAGCTTATACAGAATCAGACAAAGAATCATTTAATAGCTGGGTAGGAGAATCGGCTATTCAGGCTTTGGTAACTGCTATTCCTACAATGCCGGTCTATGATGATAATTGGATAGGTGGATATGGAGGAACTTATAGTGATACGCAAAAAGCAATTTCACTTAATGTTATAGGATACAATAATTTAATTTCAAACTCAGGAAAAAGAAACCATTTTATTGGTGACATCTGGGGAGAACTGGAAATAGTTAAAGGACTAAAATACAAACTGGATGTAAGTTATGATAAAGTACACTGGTTTGACAAACGATATACTCCGGAATTTGAACTGGGATGGTATTATAAAGTACCAAGTACCAGAGCAACTCTTAACATTGCTACCGGAAACCAAATCAAAACCTTTGTAAATAACATTCTTACTTATAATGTAAGTTTAGGAAAACATAATATTGATGCTTTAGTTGGTTCTATTGACGAAAGAAATGATCATTACAATCATTTTTCTTCCGGAGTAGGATATGAAGCTAATGATATTAAAAAATTACAATTTGCTGATAATACCAACACCAATGAATACGAATATACCATTACCGGAAAATCGTATATCAGCAGATTGAATTATGGTTTTGATGATCGTTATTTGCTTACAGCTAACTTTAGACAGGACAAAACCTCTTTGTTTAGTCAAAAATACAATTCGGCTAATTTCTACTCTTTTTCAGGTGCCTGGAAATTAAGTAATGAAAAATTCATTCATTTACCGGAATGGGTTAGCAATGTGAAGTTAAGAGGAGGATATGGAATTATTGGAAACAACACCATTCCACAATATTTCTTTGCCACTACAATGAACAGTTTTGCCAGCTATACTTTTAATAATGAATTGGCTCCCGGTGCAACAGTTGTGAGCGCCTTAGATCCAAATGTACATTGGGAAGAAACTAAAACAACCAATGTAGCTCTTGAATTAGGAATGTTTGACAATGATTTGCAGTTGACAGCAGAGTATTTTATTAAAAAATCAAATGATTTATTAATTAGAGTTCCGTTACCTTTTTCTTCAGGAGCTTTTCCATCAGATGTTACAACCAATGCAGGAGCAGTAGAAAACAGAGGGGTTGAATTCTCGTTGATTTATAATAACAACAAGAATGAGTTCAAATACAGTATTGCGGCTAATATTGGAACTTTAAAAAACAAAGTAACACAAATAGGTTTTTCTGAAAATGGAAATCCTATACCGGGTCTTGCCGCTATGACAGAAGTAGGAAGATCGATAGGCGAAATTTACGCATACGAAACAGATGGAATTTTCCAATCTCAGGAAGAAATTAATGCTGCACCTTCACAAACAAATGTTCAGGTAGGAGATATAAAATTCAAAGATCAATTAACAGTCGATACTGATGGTGATGGCGTTTTTGATGCCGCTGATGGAGTTATAACTGATAGAGACAGAGTGTTTCAGGGAGTTACTATACCTAAATACAATTATGGTATCAATCTAAGTGCTTCTTATAAAAACTGGAACGCTACTATGTTTTGGCAAGGAAGCGGCGGAAATAAAGTATTTAATGGTTTGTACCGTGACTTAATGGTTGGAAAATATGGAAACCATCATACAGATATGTTAGATTACTGGACTCCAACAAATACAGATACTAATGTGCCAAGACCATCAATACAGGATGCTAACGGAAACAGCCGAGATTCGAATCGTTTTATAGAAAGTGGAAACTATATAAAATTACAAACAGCCGAGATTAGTTATAACATTCCAGTTAGTAAAACGAGTTTTATTCAAAACGCAAGAGTATATGCTAATGGACAAAACTTATGGATTATATCTAAATACAGAGGCTACGACCCTGATTTCATTAGTGATGGATTATTCTCAAGAGGATATGACGGAGGCTCTTTCCCTAATCCAAGAACCATCTCTTTAGGTATTGAAGTGAATTTTTAA